Below is a window of Leifsonia sp. NPDC080035 DNA.
CTCGTCGTCTCTGCCGATCACCGGCGTGAACTGGGGTTCACGATCCCTTGGGGACAGCTTGTGTACCTCTGGAAGCACCACCGGACAGATCTGCCGTTACTTCATCACCGCGGTCAATCACGTAATGCCCGCCAAGGACATCTCCGACGGCATTGAGCGCAAATACACCACAGTGATGCGACACGACAACAGCAACGGAAAGAACTCCGACAACGCCGGCTTTCGTGGCGGAGACTCAGGAGGCCCCTGCTATTACGCTGACGGCGACGGCGGCGTCATCGTGGCCGGTATCGTCACGGCAACCAACACCACGACCTACTACTGCACGCAGCTCAACGGGGTGAGAGCATGGAACTCGAACACGCAGCTCGGATGAAGATGCGCAGCGGCAAGGTTCTGCGCGTCCGCGGCACAACGGCTCTCCTTGTTCTTGGCGCCGCCGGAACGCTTCTCTGCGGGTGCGCGCACCCAGTCCCCACGTCAACAGGATTCGCCGCCGCATCGCCGACGCCCACGACGACAACCGTCGGGTGTGTGACATACACCAGCGAGGGCGATCAGGTCTGGACCCACCCATATGTCGGCGACCAGCGAGACGTCGCCGCACCTCTCGAGGAGATCGCGAACACACACCCCGACGAGGTCGCAGGAACTGCCTTCTGCTCCGGCTACGTGGGCTTCGCGATCTTCGTCAAAGACGGCTCGCGCCAAGTCCTCGATGAGATCGACGCGCTCAAGCAACGACTCCCGGTCGCCCGGATCGACATCCACGAAGTCCCGCACTCTCTGAACGAAATGCTGCACTTCATGGATCTCATAGACACAGATAGTGCGCCGATGATTCGAGGACTGCACCCGAACATCTACACCGGTGGCCTCACGATCTGGATCGCAACACCCGAGGACGAAGAGTGGGCCAGGCAGGTGGTCAAGGGATCCGTGGGAGACATTCCTCTCTCGTTCAAGGTCACGACCGGTATCGCCACGACGATGCCCTACCAGCCCTGACCCACTCGGGCCCCGGGTGATCCCAACGTGATCGCACCACCGGTGTGCCGCATAGCCCTCAGCGCAGATGCTGGCATCGGGCTTGCGGCACACAGGTCTCGACCGGCATCGCCACGCCGATGCCGAAAGTCTGAGCCCGCGTCAGCCCTCCGTCCCCTGCGGCGCCCGCGCCGGGATGGTCAGCTCGACGATGGTGCCGAGGCCGGCGACCGAGCGCACGTCCACGTGACCGTCGACCGTCTCCACCCGGTCCCGCAGGCCCTCGAGTCCGCCGCCCTGCTCGATGCGGGCTCCGCCGCGGCCGTCGTCCTTCACCACGACCGTGACGACGTCGTCCTCGCGGGTGACCAGCACGGCGACGTTCCTCGCCTGCGCGTGCTTCGCCGCGTTCGCGAGGCACTCCGACACGCAGTAGTAGATGGTCTCCGCGATCACGTTCGGAAGCGGCTCCGTCGTGTCCACCCGCACCTCGACCGGCAGGTGGCTGCGCTGGGCCAGCTCCTGGATCGCGGACCGCAGATCCCCGTCGGTGAGCACCGTCGGGTGGATGCCGCGGGCCAGCTCCCGCAGCTCCCTGAGCGCGTCGGCGAGCTGGGCGGACGCGCCCTCGAGATCGCTCACGACCTCGGCGTTCCCGGCGGCCTCCGCCTTCGCGGTGGCGATGCGCAGACTGATCGCGAGGGAGACGAGCTGCTGCTGCGAGCCGTCGTGCAGGTCCCGTTCCAGGCGCCGCCGGGCGTGGTAACCCTCCTCGACGATGCGCAGCCGCGACTCCCGCAGCTCCTGGATGGTCTGCTCCAGCCGGGCACGCAGCCGGTCGTTGTCGACGGAGAGCAGCAGGGCGGACGAGACCGCGTCGAGCAGCCGGTCGTCCTGGCTGAGCGCGACGTCATGCTCGATCAGCGCGATTGGCCCCTGGTCCGAGTCGATGGAGAGGGTGGAGCGGCCCGGCCGGTTGCGCGCCTCCGGGTCGAGTGCAGGCTCTCCCGCACCCGTCACATAGGCGTGCCGCGTCTCGTCCCACCAGAACACGCGCAGCGAGCTGTCGTGCAGTGTCCGCGCGAGGCTCGACTCCCACAGTCCGCGGTCCACCTTGTCCCGGGCGACGATGACCAGGTCGGCGACGCGCGAGCGCAGACCGCGTGCGTAGAGCACGCCGGCGACGAAGGCGGGCGGGATGAGCGCGATGGCGACCGGCGGGATGAACTCGATGACGCTGCCCGCCCAGCCGAGGTCGAACGCGAACTGCAGTGAGTCCTGAAGGGTGCCGTACACCCAGAGCAGCAGCGCCAGCGGCATCACGAACGACACCCGGCGCGCGGGCAGCGAGCTGGTGAACCAACGGACGGTCAGCCGCACCGCGACGGTGAGCATCAGGGCGAGGCCGACCAGCCGCCAGGCGAGGCCGAGCGCGAAGTCCGCGTCGACGCTCGGGAACACGGCGAACGCGTTCCGCACGCACCCGCACACGGCCCGCGTCGGCATGGAGAACAGCAGGATGCCGACGAAACGGACGAGGAACGCCGCAGCGACCGAGCCGATCATCCAGCGGTCGAAGCGAGACTCGATCCGGCCGCTCGGATAGCAGAGCACAAGGAAGCCGACGAAGACCGCCCACAGGTCGGTGACGCCGGCGAGCAGCGGCCACGCCCAGCCGACATCGCGGGCGAGCGGGTACCACGCGCCCGCCGACCAGAACAGGGCGGCGCCGACCATCACCCAGCCCGGAACCGGGCTGCGGACGACGCGCCAGGCGATCACCGCGCAGATGACGTAGACGAGGGCGACCCCGACGAACACCGCGGCCCAGCCGATGCCCGCCGGGCGGGGGCCGTAGTCATCCACCATCGCGCTGAACACCTGAGCGAGCACATTGGACGCGACGGTCACCGTCACCGCGAGCGCGCGGAGCCAGAGGCGCGCCGCGTTCACAGTCAGCTGTCCCGGCCGAGGAAGCGGAGCACGGCGAGCACGCGGCGGTGTCCCTCGGCGGAGTCCTCGACGCCGAGCTTCGCCATGATGTGCCCGATGTGCGACTCCACGGTGCGCAGGCTCACGTGCAGCGCCCCCGCGATCCCGACGTTGCTGCGCCCCTCCGCCATCAGGCGCAGCACGTCCCGCTCCCGCGTGGACAGCGACTCCACGGTCGCCTCGGTCGAGCGGGCCGCGACGAGCAGCTGGACGACCTCCGGGTCGACGACGGAGCCGCCGGAGGCGACCGTCCGAACGGCGTTGACCAGGGCGTCGGCGTCGGCCACCCGGTCCTTCAGCAGGTAGCCGGTGCCGCTGCCGGCGCTCATCGCGCGGATGGCGTACACCGCATTGGTGTACATCGAGAGGAGCAGGACGCCGACGGGCGACCCGGAGGCGCGCAGCCGCTCCAGCGCGGCGAGACCCTCGTCCGTGTGGGTCGGCGGCATGCGGATGTCCAGCACGACGGCGTCGATCGCGTCGTCGGAGGCCACGACGGCGAGCAGCTGCTCGGCGGTGTCCACCGACGCCACCACATCCACTCCGCCCGCACGCAGGATCTGACCGATGCCTTCTCGGAGCAGGACTGCATCGTCCGCTACCGCGACCCGAAGCGGGCGGGACCCCGAACTCTGCCCCGCGACCACGCGCTTACCTTAGCAGGCTGCGAATCGCCTCACCGGTCAGTTCCGCCTTGCTGATGAACCCCTCGGCGCCGCAGTCGAAGACCCTGGTTCCGTAGTCGCGCACCGAGCGGCTGGAGGTGAGGACGACGGCCGCCCCGGTCTCGTGCATCGCGCCGACCAGGTCGAAGCCGCTGCCGTCGGGCAGGCCGACATCCAGCAGCACCACGTCGGGGGTCAGCCTGCGGCTGAGCTCCACTCCACCCGCACCGGTCTCGGCGTCCCCGACGACCGCGAAGCGCTCCAGCGCGAGGAGCTGGGCGGCCTGCGCGCGGAAGCGTGCGTGGTCGTCGACGATCACAACACGGAGGCACATGCCAACCATCTTCTCCGCCGGCGCCGTGCCACCGCATCCGTGCAGCCACGCACCCAGAACGGGTGACCCCCCGGATGCGGGGCAGCGACGCCCGGCCGCACCATATGAGACAAGCTCAGATACCCGAGGAGACCCGATGCCCACCGCAACCCGAACCGCCGGCCCGACCGGCGCCGTCCAGACGGACGCCGGGGCGGTCGCGGTGGGCACGGAACCCCGCGACGAGCGCGAGGAGACGATCGCCGGCGAGGAGACTCTCGCGGCCCTCGCCGGTCGCCACGAGCTCCCGCTCGTCGTCATCGACCTCGAACGGGCACGCCGCCAGTACCGCCGCCTCCGCGACGCGTTCCCGTGGGTGGACGTCCACTACGACGTCAGCGCGCTGGCGCATCCCGATCTCATCGCCACGGTCGCCGAGCGCGACGGCGGGTTCGAGGTCACCCACGAGCAGGCGCTTCCGGCGCTGCTGCGCGTGGGCGCCGACCCGCGGCGGCTGATGCTGGCGGCCCCGTCGACGCATCCCGCATCGACCCGCGCCGCCTACGACCTGGGCGTCCGGCGCTTCGTCGTCGGCGGGATGCGCGACCTCGCGGTGCTGGCCCAGTTGCCCGCGAACCGCGGCGCCCTCCGGCCGCTGCTCCGGCTGCGGCCGAGCGGCGCCACGCGGCCGGCCCACCGCGCACCCGGTGGTGTGTCGCACGAGGAGGTGCTCGACATCGCGCGCGCGGCGCTGAACGCCGGACTCCCGATCGCCGGGCTCTCCCTCACCGTTCCTGCGGAGGCCTCCCCCGCCGCGTACGTGACCGAGATCGTCCACGCCATGGGCGTCGCCGCCGACATCGAGGCCGCGACCGGATCCCGGCTGCCGCTGCTCGACCTCGGCGAGGGCTTCCCCGGCCGCGCCGCGTCCCGCCCCGCCGAGCGCGCCGAGCTGGCGCGCGCGATCCGCGGGATCGTCGCACCGGCGACCTCCGGGATCATCGTCACGGCCTCCGCCGGCCGGGCGGTCACGGCTGGCTGCCTCCTCATCCTCGGCGGCACCGTGGAGCGCGACGTCGAACCGTCCGTCGCCAGCGCGTGCATCGACGCCGGCGCCGAAGTCGTCGTGCTGCGTGACGAGCCGAGACGGTTCCCGGGCATCCCCCTCTTCGGCGTCCCCTTCTTCCGCGGACGGTCCGGCGGCGCGCATCGCGTGCTCCGGCCGCGCGGATCCCAGGCCTGGTCGGCGGGCTGAACTCGACCCTCGTCCACCGACCATGGCGGCGGGCCCGCGGGAGAATGGCTTCCTCCCGCGGGCCCGCCGGCACCACCTGTCGTCCCGCTAGACCAGCGAGTCCCGCCAGGCGGCGTGCAGCTGCGCGAACCGTCCGGTGCCCGAGATGAGCTCGTCCGGTGCGCCGTCTTCGACGACCTTCCCGTGCTCCATCACCAGCACTCGGTCCGCGATCGCGACCGTCGACAGGCGGTGCGCGATGATCACGGCGGTGCGGTCGGCGAGCAGCGTCTGCAGCGCCTCCTGCACCAGGCGCTCGCTCGGGATGTCGAGCGAGCTGGTCGCCTCGTCCAGGATGAGCACCGCCGGGTTCGCGAGGAAGGCTCGCGCGAACGAGATCAGCTGGCGCTGACCTGCCGACACCCGGCCGCCGCGCTTGTTCACGTCGGTGTCGTAGCCGTTCGGCAGACCCTGGATGAACTCGTGGGCGCCGACCGCGGCCGCGGCCTCCACGATCTCTTCGCGCGTCGCGTCCGGCTTGCCGAGCGCGATGTTGTCCGCGACCGACCCGGAGAAGAGGTACGCCTCCTGCGTGACCATGACGATCGCGCGGCGCAGGTCCTTCGGGTGCATGTCGCGCAGGTCGACCCCGTCCAGCGTGACGGAGCCCTCGCTCGGGTCGTAGAACCGCGAGATGAGCTTCGCCAGGGTTGACTTGCCCGCACCGGTCGAGCCGACGAGCGCGATGGTCTGCCCCGCAGGGATGTCCAGGCTGAACTCCGGAAGGATGACGCGGTCCTTCTTGTAGGCGAAGGTCACGTCGTCGAAGCGCACGTGCCCCTCCGCCGTCCAGAGGTCGACCGCCTTCACGGGGTCGGGCACGCTCGGCTCCTCCTCCAGCACGCCCGAGATCTTCTCGAGCGCGGCCGCGGCCGACTGGTAGGAGTTGTAGAACATCGCCATCTCCTCCATCGGGTCGAAGAACCGGCGGGTGTAGAGCAGCGCCGCGAGCAGGACGCCGATGGCGAGCTGTCCGTCCGCGACCCGGAAGCCGCCGACGAGCAGCACGACGCCGACCGTGACGTTGCCGATCATCACCAGTCCGGGGTCGAAGATCCCGAACAGCTGGATGACGCGCGCGTTGACGTCGCGGTACTCCTCCACGAGGCCGCCGAACTCCTTCTCGTTGCGCTTCTCCTTGCGGAACGCCTTGACCGCGCGGATGCCGGTCATGGTCTCCACGAAGTGCACGATGAGCTTCGCCGACGCCACCCGCGAGATGCGGAACAGCACCTGCGACCGCTTCTGGAACCAGCGGGTGAGCAGGTACAGCGGCACCAGCGAGCAGACCAGCACCACACCGCTCACCCAGTCGAGCGCGAACAGCGCGATCGCGATGAACAGCATGTACAGGAAGCCCTGCACCAGCTGGTTGATGCCGGAGTCCAGCAGCTCGCGGATCGAGTCGAGGTCGCTCGTCTGCCGCGAGATGATGCGGCCGGACGTGTACGACTCGTGGAACTCGAGCGACAGCTTCTGGGTGTGCAGGAAGACCCGCTTGCGCAGATCGATCAGGATGGCCTGGCTGATCCGAGCGCTCAGCACGGTGTACCAGGCGATCAGCACGGCACCGATGACGCCGGTGACCAGGTACGCGACACCGGCTGCCGCGACGGGCATCCAGTCCTGCGACTTCAGCGCGCTGATGCCGTTGTCGATGCCGAACGCGATGATCGCCGGCCCGGCGACCTGGCCGGCCGTGCTGATCACGACGACGATCGCGGTCAGCACCAGCCGCACCCGCAGCGGGTGCAGGAGGGAGCCGAGCAGGCGCAGCGAACGGCGGCGGATCTGGCGGCTCTCCGCCTTGTTGAGGTCGTTGCGCTCTTCGCCTTCGACCCCGAGGACGGTTGCGGTGCTCACAGGTTCACCTCCTGAAGGAGCTCGTCGTTCTGATCGTCCTCGAGACTCGAGAGGACGAAACGGTAGTGCTCGCTGGTGGCGAGCAGGTCGTGGTGCGTGCCGACGGCCGTGATCCGGCCGTCCTCCAGCAGGGCGACCCGGTCGGCCAGCATCACCGTCGACGGACGGTGCGCGACGACGAGGGCCGTGGTGGACGCGAGCACGCGCCGGAGCGCGGCCTCCACCAGCGCCTCGGTGTCCACATCCAGCGCGGACAGCGGGTCGTCGAGCACCAGGATGCTCGGCGCGGCCGCGACCGCACGGGCGAGCGCAAGACGCTGACGCTGGCCGCCCGAGAGGCTGAGCCCCTCCTCGCCGACCTTCGTCTCCACGCCCTCCGGCAGCTCGTACACGAAGCCGGCCTGCGCGATCTCGAGCGCCTCGGTCAGCACCTTCTCCGCCTCGGGCGAGGTGGGATCGAGCCCGTCGCGGCCGAGCAGGACGTTATCGCGCACGGAGGCCGAGAACAGCGTCGCGTCCTCGAACGCCATGGCGATCGCCTTGCGCAGGTCGTACCGGGTGAGGTCGCGCACGTCGACGCCGTCCACGCGCACCGCGCCTCCCGTCACGTCGTACAGACGCGTGGTGAGAGCGGTCATCGTCGACTTGCCGCTGCCGGTCAGGCCGACGAGTGCCATCGTCTCCCCCGGTTCCACCCGCAGCTGGATGCCGTCGAGCAGATCGGGGAACCGCTCGGGCGAGTCCTGGTACCGGAAGTGCACATCGTCGAAGACGAGCTCGCCCTTCGGGTCCGTGATCTTCTTGGGCTCGGCAGGGTCGGTGATCGCGTTCGTCTCGTCCATCACCTCGAAGAACCGGTCGGCCGCGGTGCGCGTGTCGAACGTCATCGAGAGCAGGAAGCCGATCGACTCGATCGGGAAGCGCAGCACGGTCGCGGTGGCGAAGAACGCCACCAGCTCGCCGACCGAGAGCGCGTCCTGCGAGGCCAGCCAGACGCCGACGACCAGGCAGATGCCGAACGCGACGTCCGGCACCAGCAGCAGCCACAGCCAGATGCCGGCGATCGCCTTGGCCTTCTCGATCTCCGTGCCGCGCAGCTGCTCGGCCTGCGACTCGAACTTCTTCAGGGCGTGCTTGCCGCGCCCGAACGCCTTCAGCACGCGGATGCCGTGCACCGACTCCTCGACGGCGGTCGCGAGGTCGCCCGCCTGGTCCTGGCTGCGGCGCGCCACGATCGAGTACTTCTTCTCGAACACGAAGCCGTAGATCCAGAGCGGCACCGACAGCACGAGGAAGATCAGCCCGAGCAGCCAGTTCCAGCCGATCAGGATGACGAATCCGACGATGATCGTGACCACGTTGACCACGAGCAGCACGATGCCGAACGACAACCAGCGGCGGATCAGGCTCAGGTCGCTGACGGCGCGCGAGAGCAGCTGGCCGCTCGGCCAGCGGTCGTGGAACGCGACGGGCAGGTCCTGCAGCTTCTCGTACAGGGCGTTGCGCATCCGCGCCTCGACGTGCGTGCCCGGGGTGAGCACGAACCAGCGTCGCAGCGAGATGAACACCGCCTCGGCCGCGCCGAGGCCGACCACGAGCAGGGCCGCGGGCCAGACCGCGCTGGGGTCGCCGGTCGACAGCGGTCCGTCGACCAGCCAGCGCAGCACCTGCGGGATGCTCAGGGCCACGAGGCTCGCGAGCAGGGCAGCGACCATGCCGAGGACGATGCGCGGCGCGGCCGACTTGGCGAACGGCAGGATGCGCAGCAGGGTGCGGACCGTCCCGGTCCGCTTCTTCTCTTCTCTTTGGGGCGGGTGCTGAGGTGTTTCAGCGATAGACATGAGTTCCGTTTTCTCTGTGAATGCGTTTTCTTCGATGGGTCGGCTCCGACCCGTATGAGGTGTGCTGAGAGGTCGCGAAAAGGCGTCGCTTGTGAGCCGCGAAGGCGGTCCTCGTGCGAGGTTCCGGGCCCACGGATGCCCGGACGGTGTACCGGCGACGTCAGCCGGAAGCGCTCTACGTCCTGGGACCTACCAGGCGGGGGCTTGCTCCGGGGACGCGTACGCGGCAGCGACGAGCCCGAACACCGTCACGGTTCGTGTGTTCTCTGTCGTTGTCATGGCGTCCTCCCGTAGCCCGATGCTCTTCTTCCGAATGCCGCAACAAGGCAGCCCTACAGCTTATTGCCAGGTTTCGGCGCAACGCAATAGTGCCGGCTGGTTTCTTTTCGCGTGCTAGCGTCCGCTTCATGCCCGCATCCGCTCCCGGCCTCCGCGTCGTCCTCGGCGCCTTCGCCTCGTTCGTGGCCCTGTTGGCAGCGGTCGGGTGGGCTGTCTACGCGGGCACGAACGCGGGTGTCGACGCGGCGACGACGCGCCTCACCGTGCGGCTCGCGGTCGGGCGCGAGGTGACGGTGCGGCTGCCGGAGGTGGACTGCAGGATCCGGCCGAACGGCGGCATCGTGATCCGCAACACCCCACGGCCGGGCGTCGGCGACCAGATCGCCGCCGACTACGTCCACGTCTCATCGCGCTATGGGGTCACCATCACCGGTTCGGAACTGGTGTTCAGCTCGGTGGCGC
It encodes the following:
- a CDS encoding ABC transporter ATP-binding protein, whose protein sequence is MSTATVLGVEGEERNDLNKAESRQIRRRSLRLLGSLLHPLRVRLVLTAIVVVISTAGQVAGPAIIAFGIDNGISALKSQDWMPVAAAGVAYLVTGVIGAVLIAWYTVLSARISQAILIDLRKRVFLHTQKLSLEFHESYTSGRIISRQTSDLDSIRELLDSGINQLVQGFLYMLFIAIALFALDWVSGVVLVCSLVPLYLLTRWFQKRSQVLFRISRVASAKLIVHFVETMTGIRAVKAFRKEKRNEKEFGGLVEEYRDVNARVIQLFGIFDPGLVMIGNVTVGVVLLVGGFRVADGQLAIGVLLAALLYTRRFFDPMEEMAMFYNSYQSAAAALEKISGVLEEEPSVPDPVKAVDLWTAEGHVRFDDVTFAYKKDRVILPEFSLDIPAGQTIALVGSTGAGKSTLAKLISRFYDPSEGSVTLDGVDLRDMHPKDLRRAIVMVTQEAYLFSGSVADNIALGKPDATREEIVEAAAAVGAHEFIQGLPNGYDTDVNKRGGRVSAGQRQLISFARAFLANPAVLILDEATSSLDIPSERLVQEALQTLLADRTAVIIAHRLSTVAIADRVLVMEHGKVVEDGAPDELISGTGRFAQLHAAWRDSLV
- a CDS encoding response regulator transcription factor, which encodes MVAGQSSGSRPLRVAVADDAVLLREGIGQILRAGGVDVVASVDTAEQLLAVVASDDAIDAVVLDIRMPPTHTDEGLAALERLRASGSPVGVLLLSMYTNAVYAIRAMSAGSGTGYLLKDRVADADALVNAVRTVASGGSVVDPEVVQLLVAARSTEATVESLSTRERDVLRLMAEGRSNVGIAGALHVSLRTVESHIGHIMAKLGVEDSAEGHRRVLAVLRFLGRDS
- a CDS encoding response regulator transcription factor, whose amino-acid sequence is MCLRVVIVDDHARFRAQAAQLLALERFAVVGDAETGAGGVELSRRLTPDVVLLDVGLPDGSGFDLVGAMHETGAAVVLTSSRSVRDYGTRVFDCGAEGFISKAELTGEAIRSLLR
- a CDS encoding ABC transporter ATP-binding protein encodes the protein MSIAETPQHPPQREEKKRTGTVRTLLRILPFAKSAAPRIVLGMVAALLASLVALSIPQVLRWLVDGPLSTGDPSAVWPAALLVVGLGAAEAVFISLRRWFVLTPGTHVEARMRNALYEKLQDLPVAFHDRWPSGQLLSRAVSDLSLIRRWLSFGIVLLVVNVVTIIVGFVILIGWNWLLGLIFLVLSVPLWIYGFVFEKKYSIVARRSQDQAGDLATAVEESVHGIRVLKAFGRGKHALKKFESQAEQLRGTEIEKAKAIAGIWLWLLLVPDVAFGICLVVGVWLASQDALSVGELVAFFATATVLRFPIESIGFLLSMTFDTRTAADRFFEVMDETNAITDPAEPKKITDPKGELVFDDVHFRYQDSPERFPDLLDGIQLRVEPGETMALVGLTGSGKSTMTALTTRLYDVTGGAVRVDGVDVRDLTRYDLRKAIAMAFEDATLFSASVRDNVLLGRDGLDPTSPEAEKVLTEALEIAQAGFVYELPEGVETKVGEEGLSLSGGQRQRLALARAVAAAPSILVLDDPLSALDVDTEALVEAALRRVLASTTALVVAHRPSTVMLADRVALLEDGRITAVGTHHDLLATSEHYRFVLSSLEDDQNDELLQEVNL
- a CDS encoding histidine kinase; the protein is MNAARLWLRALAVTVTVASNVLAQVFSAMVDDYGPRPAGIGWAAVFVGVALVYVICAVIAWRVVRSPVPGWVMVGAALFWSAGAWYPLARDVGWAWPLLAGVTDLWAVFVGFLVLCYPSGRIESRFDRWMIGSVAAAFLVRFVGILLFSMPTRAVCGCVRNAFAVFPSVDADFALGLAWRLVGLALMLTVAVRLTVRWFTSSLPARRVSFVMPLALLLWVYGTLQDSLQFAFDLGWAGSVIEFIPPVAIALIPPAFVAGVLYARGLRSRVADLVIVARDKVDRGLWESSLARTLHDSSLRVFWWDETRHAYVTGAGEPALDPEARNRPGRSTLSIDSDQGPIALIEHDVALSQDDRLLDAVSSALLLSVDNDRLRARLEQTIQELRESRLRIVEEGYHARRRLERDLHDGSQQQLVSLAISLRIATAKAEAAGNAEVVSDLEGASAQLADALRELRELARGIHPTVLTDGDLRSAIQELAQRSHLPVEVRVDTTEPLPNVIAETIYYCVSECLANAAKHAQARNVAVLVTREDDVVTVVVKDDGRGGARIEQGGGLEGLRDRVETVDGHVDVRSVAGLGTIVELTIPARAPQGTEG